In Streptomyces sp. NBC_00683, the DNA window CTCGAAGGCGAGCGGGAAGGCGAACATCAGGGAGCCGAGGGCGGCAAGCATGATGATCGGTGCGAGCTGCCAGATCCGCATGCGGCGGGCGGGGCGCAGCTCGACTTCGACCTCGGGGGTCACGTCGTGCTCGTCGGGCCCGTCAGGGCTCAGTCGTCCTGCCTCGTGCTGCGTATCCGGTGCGTCCTGGTCTGTATCGCGAGGGCCGGCCTCCATCGCCACGCGCCCTCCCAACTCGGACTCCACTGGTCGATCGATGCTCGATGATGGCACGGTCCCGGGCACCGAAATGACGCGCTGAGCGTCCCGATGCCATCACGTGATCAGGCTGTAACCGCTCGTTCGACCAACGCCAGCGCCCGGTGCGGGAGTTCCCCGCGCCGTTCCTCGGCGCCGCTCAGCCAGTGAACTCGCGGGTCGCGCCTGAACCATGAGTCCTGGCGGCGCGCGAAGCGTTTGGTGGCGCGTACCGTCTCGGCGCGCGCCTCTTCCTCGGTGCACTCCCCGGCGAGCGCCGCGAGCACCTGCTGGTAGCCGAGCGCCCGGGAGGCGGTGCGCCCCTCGCGCAACCCCTGGGCCTCCAGGGAACGCACCTCGTCGACGAGGCCGGCCTCCCACATCCGGTCCACCCTGGCGCTGATCCTCGCGTCGAGTTCCGGGCGCTCGACGTCCACACCGATCTGGACGGCGTCGTAGACCGCCTCGTCCCCCGGGAGGTTGGCCGTGAAGGGTTTGCCCGTGATCTCGATGACCTCCAGGGCGCGGACGATGCGGCGTCCGTTACTGGCCAGAATGGCCCGGGCGGCGTCGGGGTCCGCCGCGGCGAGCCGGGCGTGCAGCGCGCCGGAGCCACGTTCCGTCAGTTCCTGTTCGAGCCGCCCGCGGACCTCGGGATCCGTACCGGGGAATTCCAGGGCGTCGATCGCGCCCTTCACGTAGAGACCGGAACCGCCCACCAGTACGGGTGTACGCCCTTGGTCGATCAGCCGGTCGATCTCCGCACGGGCGAGCCGCTGGTACTCGGCGACACTGGCTGCCTCGGTGACGTCCCAGATGTCCAGCAGATGGTGGGGAATGTCACCGCGCTCGGGGACCGTCAGCTTCGCTGTGCCGATGTCCATCCCCCGGTAGAGCTGCATGGAGTCGGCATTGACCACTTCACCACCGAGCTGCTGGGCAAGGAACACTCCCAGATCGGACTTTCCGGCTGCGGTGGGACCGACGACGGTGATGACGCGGGGTACGGGAGCTGATCTTCTCACCGCGACAGTGTCCCAAACCCTGGGACGCTTCCCGGACAAGTGCGCTTCACACACCGGATGCGGACTCGTCGCCCGGTCGGCTCGACCGGACACTCCGAGTAACGCGCTTTCCATCCCACACCAGTAAAATGTGACGACAGTCCCCCAGCACGGAAGGTGACCCATGGGTTTCCTGGACAGCCTGAAGGCCAAGCTGGCCCCGGCCAAGGAAAAGGTCGGTGACCTCGCGCAGCAGCACGGGGGCAAGATCGAACAGGGCCTCGACAAGGCCGCTCGGACCGTCGACCAGAAGACCAAGGGCAAGTACAGCGACAAGATCGTGTCCGGCACGCAGAAGGCCAAGGACGCGGTCGACCGCCTGGGTCACAAGAACGACGGTGGTACGCCTCCGGCACCGCCCGCGCCGCCCGCTCCCTGACCCGGGAGTGAATACACCTGAGGCCCGTGGCGCGCGAGCGCGCCACGGGCCTCAGGTGTGTCGACGGCCGTCCGCTCTTCCTCACGACCAGGCGGCAACGGCATAGCCCACGCCGTAGGGAGCCTCCTCGTACAGCAGCTGCCCGCCGAGCCCGGCCCCCTGCGCGGCGCCCGCGAGCACCTGCCACGGCGCCCGGCCCGCCGCCTTCAGCTCGTACGCGAGCGACTCGTCCAGCGAGCCCAGTGCGGCGAGGTCCGCGGCGCCCAGCGCACGGGCCACCGCGGTGTCGAAGTCGATCGCGCGCTCGTCCAGGTAGCCGGGCGCCTTGACCGTGCGGCAGGCGCTTCCGTCGCCCATCACCAGCAGGGCCACCCTGTCCGCCCTGCCGGCCAGGTCCCGTCCGGCCTGCACGCAGCGGTCGGCGGCCAGGGGCTCGCCCACCCCGAGCGCTTCGACGGGTGCGCCGGCCCACCGGGCGCGGGCCAGCAGCCAGGCACCGACGGCAAGGGATACCGGCAGCGGGCGTTCGGGAACCGCAACCCCTGCGGGTGCCTCCCCCAGCCGCACCGCGAGGTCGACGCCGAACCCCGCGAAGGAACCGGGCGAGCCCGAGGGATACGGCCCACGGGCCTCCGGCTCCGCCGGCCCGACCACGATCAGCAGATCAGGCCGCGCGGCGGCGAGCACACCCAGTGCGTCGACGCACGCGGCACGCGCGGCGTCGAGCTCGGGCGCGGCTCCTGCCGCCACCTCGGGAACCAGGAGCGGCGGGCAGGGACAGACGGCGGCGGCGACAAGCATGCCGGTCAGCGTACTGCGGCCGTCCCCGGTGGCTGCCCCGGGCAGGCAGCCCCCGCTGCTGCCCCGGGGCAGCAGCTGCGGTCACCACCCGGACAGGCTGCTCCCGGGCCGGCCGTCAGCCGATGCCGCATCCCGGGGCCGCGGCGGCGGGCAGCGGGGCCGGGACGCCGATGCCGGGCAGACCCAGCATCACTCCGGCGGGCTCGGCGGCAGCAGCCCCCGCCCGCTTGTCCCAGGCATCTCCCGACCGGGTCCGCCGTACGCCCAGGGGCGCGCCCTCGGCGAGGAGGTGGTGCGGAGCGGCATAGGAGATCTCGACGGTCACCACGTCCCCGGGACGCACCTCCTGCTCCGGCTTGGTGAAGTGGACCAGGCGATTGTCCGGCGCCCGGCCGGAGAGCCGGTGCGTGGCACCGTCCTTGCGCCCCTCGCCCTCGGCGACCATGACCTCCAGGATGCGGCCGACCTGCTTCTTGTTCTCCTCCCAGGAGATCTCCTCCTGGAGGGCGGACAGGCGCATGTAACGCTCCTGGACGACCTCCTTGGGGATCTGCCCCTCCATGTCGGCGGCCGGGGTCCCGGGACGCTTGGAGTACTGGAAGGTGAAGGCGTTCGCGAAACGCGCCTCGCGCACCGCGTGCATCGTCTGCTCGAAGTCCTCCTCGGTCTCACCCGGGAAGCCCACGATGATGTCGGTGGAGATGGCCGCGTCCGGCATCGCGGCGCGCACCTTCTCGATGATCCCGAGGAAGCGGTCCTGACGGTACGAGCGCCGCATCGCCTTCAGGATCGTGTCCGAGCCCGACTGCATCGGCATGTGGAGCTGCGGCATCACGTTCGGCGTCTCGGCCATCGCGGCGATCACGTCGTCGGTGAAGTCGCGCGGGTGGGGCGAGGTGAACCGCACGCGCTCCAGACCGTCGATGCCGCCGCAGGCGCGCAGCAGCTTGGAGAAGGCCTCGCGGTCACCGATGTCGGAGCCGTACGCGTTCACGTTCTGGCCGAGCAGCGTGATCTCGCTGACGCCCTCGGCGACCAGCGCCTCGATCTCGGCCAGGATGTCGCCGGTGCGGCGGTCCTTCTCCTTGCCCCGCAGCGCCGGGACGATACAGAACGTGCAGGTGTTGTTGCAGCCCACGGAGATCGACACCCACGCGGCGTACGCGGACTCGCGGCGGGTGGGCAGCGTGGAGGGGAACGCCTCCAGGGACTCGGCGATCTCGATCTGCGCCTCCTCCTGGATGCGCGCACGCTCCAGGAGCACCGGCAGCTTGCCGATGTTGTGCGTACCGAAGACCACGTCGACCCAGGGCGCCCGGCGCACGATGGTGTCGCGGTCCTTCTGCGCGAGGCAGCCGCCGACGGCGATCTGCATCCCGGGGCGCTTGGTCTTCATCGGGGCGAGCCGGCCGAGGTTGCCGTAGAGCTTGTTGTCGGCGTTCTCACGTACCGCACAGGTGTTGAAGACGACGACGTCGGCGTCGCCGTCGGAGCCCTCCGGGGCGCGCACGTATCCGGCGTCCTCGAGCAACCCCGACAAGCGTTCGGAGTCGTGGACGTTCATCTGGCACCCGTAAGTGCGTACCTCGTAGCTCTTCTGGACGTCCACTGCTTCGCTCCGGTTGCCGCTGCTCATGGGACAAGGGTAGGCGCTGGCGGCGCCCCTCCCGCCGCCGGAGCCTCTGCCCGCCGTCCGGCCTGGCCAGGACGGGGGGCGGCCTGGCAGGATCGCGCCATGCTGCACGCACTGTCCCGATTCGGCCGACGACGCACCCTTCAGGGGGGCGCAGTCGCCGCTGTCGTTCTCGGGCTGCTGCTGTGGTGGGTGCTCCCGCTCGGGGAGCCGGAGCCGAGCGGATCGCTGACCTTCTCCACCGGTGTACGCAGCGGGGTCTACCAGCTCTACGGGCAGCGGCTCGAGGGCTCGCTGGCCAAGGACATGCCCAAGGTGTCGATAGAGCTGCAGACCAGCGAGGGGTCGCAGCAGAACATCGAACGGGTCGCGATGGGGAAGGCGGACTTCACCATCGCCACCGCCGATGCCGTGACCACTTACCTGCAGAGCGGCAAGCCCGGTGGCGCACGGCTGCGCGGCTGCGTCCGGCTGTACGACGACTACGTCCAGCTGATCGTGCCCAGGGGCTCGAAGATCCAGAAGGTCGCCGATCTGCGGGGCAAGCGCGTGGGCGTGGGCCAGAAGGGGTCGGGGGTGCGCCTGGTCGCCGACCGGCTGATGACGGCGGCAGGCGTCGACCCGGCCGGGGACATCACTCCGGTCTCCGCCGGTATCGACACGATGCCGGCCAGGCTGATGGACGACCGGCTGGACGCCTTCTTCTGGTCGGGAGGTCTGCCGACCGGTGCGGTGCAGGAGCTCTCGGAGCGGTTCGCCATCCGCCTGGTGCCGCTGGAGGACCCGCTGATCACGGAGCTCCAGGCAGCCGGCGGGTCCACCCGCCACTACCGCTCGGCCGTGATGCCCGCCGACGCGTACCTGAACGCGCAGCAGGGTCAGGCCGTGCAGACCGTCGCGGTCGCCAATCTGCTGATCACGACGGATCGCACGGATCCGCTGATGACCGAGGCATTCACCCGGACCGTGATCGACAGCCGGGACCGGATTGGCCGCGAGGTGCACGCGGCGCAGCTGGTGGACCTGCGGACCGCGATCTACACCGATCCGCTGCCGCTGCACGAAGGCGCCAAGCGCTACTACCGCTCGGCCAAGCCCTGAACCCTCCGCATCACGCGTGCGGAAGGTTGCGCGGCACGCCGACCGTCACCCGCAGACCGTGCGGTTCGTGCTTGTCGTAGCCGATTCTCCCGCCGCCCGCGGCGAGCAGCACCCGGGCGATCGAGAGCCCGAGGCCCGACCCCTTGACGTTCTGGTGCCGGTTGCTGCGCCAGAAGCGGTCACCGATGCGCTCGAGTTCCTGCTCGGTCAGGCCGGGCCCGCGGTCGGCGACGACCACCGTGGCGACCGCGCCGTCGGAGGCGACGGTGACCCGGACCTCCTCGCCCTCCGGGGTGAACTTCAGCGCGTTGTCGACGACGGCGTCCAGGGCGCTGGAGAGCGCGATGGGGTCGGCCCAGCCGGTCACGGCGGACGCACCGTCCAGCACCAGCCGTACGCCCTTGTCCTCGGCCACCGGGCGCCACGAGGCCACGCGTTCGGCGGTGAGCGCCCCGATGTCCGTGAGCTGGAGATCCGCCGCGGCGTGTTCGGCCAGGGCCAGGTCCAGCAGATCGTCCAGGACGTGGGCCAGGCGCTTGCCCTCCGTGCGCACCGAGGCGATCTCCTCGTTGCCCTCGGGGAGTTCGAGTGCGAGGAGCTCGATCCGCAGCAGCAGCGCGGCGAGGGGGTTGCGCAGTTGGTGCGATGCGTCGGCGACGAAGGCACGCTGCTGCTCCAGCACGTCCTCGACGTTGTCGGCCATCTCGTTGAACGAGCGTGCCAGGCGCCTGAGTTCGGGCGGGCCTCCGGACGCGACGACCCGGGACCTCATCCGGCCGCTGGCGATGTCGTGGGTCGCCGCGTCCAGGATCCGTACGGGCAGCAGCACCCACCCGGTGAGCCGGAAGGCGGCGCCGACCGCCACCAGCATCGCCACGGCCTCACCGAGAGCGATCAGCAGCCAGCCGCGCAGCGTGCGGGACCGCATCTCACCGGTGGGCGAGTCGGTCACGACGACAGCGACCACGTCGCCGTCGCGCACCACGGGTGAAGCGACGACGATCCGGCCGTTCTGCCACGGCCACACCTGGGGCGGGTCATGGGAACGGCGGCCGAGGAGTGCCTCCTCGAACGCTTCACGCCCCTCCCCCTCGACGGGCAGGGTCCAGGAGGCGGGCGCCTTCGCGAGGGCCCTGTCGTCCCGGTAGAAGACCCCTGCCCGGATCCCGTACACCGAGTCGTAGGCCTCGAGTTCGGTCTGGAGTATCCGCTGCCGCTCGTCGTTGCCCCCGACGGGCTCACTGACGAACTGGGCGAGTGCGGCGAAGCGCGCCGTGTCGTCGATCCGGTCGATGACGACCCGCTGCTGTTCGGCGGCGGCCACCCGAACGGCCAGCGGGAAGCCGAGCGCGAGCAGCACGGCGGCCATCAGAACGATGAGCAGGGGAAGCAGACGGGTACGCACCTGGAACGTTCGCCCCTACGCGGACGGCGGGACGAGCCGGTAGCCGACGCCCCGCACGGTCTCGATGAGTGCGGGAAGGCGCAGTTTGGAACGGAGCGACGCGACGTGCACCTCGAGGGTGCGCCCCGTTCCCTCCCAACTGGTCCGCCACACCTCACTGATGATCTGTTCCCGGCGGAAGACCACGCCCGGGCGCTGGGCGAGCAGCGCGAGGAGGTCGAACTCCTTGCGTGTGAGCTGGACCTCGTGATCGTCGACGCTGACCCTGCGGGTCGGCAGTTCGATGTGCACGGGCCCGACCCGCAGAGCTGCGAGGGGGGTCTGCCCGGTGTCCTCGCCGGCCGTCCTGCGCCGGGCGACCGCATGGATCCGGGCAAGGAGCTCGCCGGTGTCGTAGGGCTTGACGACGTAGTCGTCCGCGCCGAGGTTGAGGCCGTGGATCCGTGAGCGTACGTCGGCACGCGCCGTCACCATGATCACCGGGATCGCGGAACGCTTGCGGATCTTCCCGCACACCTCGTAGCCGTCCTGGTCGGGCAGCCCGAGGTCGAGGAGGACGACCCCGAAGGGCTCCTTGTCCGCGGGCAGCAGCGCCTGCAGGGCCTCCTCGCCGTTGCGGGCGTGCACGACCCGGAACCCGTGCCGCGCGAGCACGGCGGACAGGGCCGCCGCGACGTGATCGTCGTCCTCGACGAGCAGCAGTCTCATGGCCCCCCTCTCCGCTTCCCGACATTTCGGGACGATTGAAACTGTGGGTGATGTTGCGCGGCTGTTCCGCTCCGCGAACCTTCTCGTACGGCGACGATTCACGCCATCCCGTACCAGGGCATCCACTCCGATGACGGGTATGCCAGTCAAGGCCCAGCCCGTTACCACTGGGTTTCCGTTATCCACCCGGTACTCCGACGTGCGCCTCGTGACGCCCTGTTCACACGGTGTGTCCGGTTGCGGCCGGATCGTTATGCTCAATTTCCGCTCAGATGTAATGACGCTGGTAGCACTGCGTCACTAGGGTCTTTCCCTAACCGAGGAGGACGGAGCAAAAAGCCGATGAGCGGAGTTTCAGTGACCAAGGCCGCCGAGGATGCCGCACCTGCGGGAGACGACCTTGTCGTACTGAGCAACGTCAACAAGCACTTCGGCGCGCTGCATGTGCTCCAGGACATCGACCTGACCATCGCCCGTGGCGAGGTCGTCGTCGTCATCGGGCCCTCCGGGTCCGGGAAGTCCACGCTGTGCCGCACGATCAACCGCTTGGAGACGATCGACTCGGGCGCGATCACGATCGACGGCAAGCCACTGCCCCAGGAGGGCAAGGAGCTGGCCAGGCTGCGCGCCGACGTCGGCATGGTCTTCCAGTCGTTCAATCTCTTCGCGCACAAGACGGTGCTCGAGAACGTGATGCTGGGCCAGCTCAAGGTCCGCAAGATGGACAAGGCGGCCGCAGAGGACAAGGCACGTTCACTGCTCGACCGGGTGGGCGTGGCAACACAGGCCGACAAGTACCCTTCGCAGCTCTCCGGCGGTCAGCAGCAACGCGTCGCCATCGCACGCGCGTTGGCGATGGACCCCAAGGTCATGCTGTTCGACGAGCCGACGTCCGCGCTCGACCCGGAAATGATCAATGAGGTGCTGGAGGTCATGCAGCAGCTCGCCCGGGACGGGATGACCATGGTCGTCGTCACCCACGAGATGGGCTTCGCCCGCTCCGCGGCCAACCGGGTCGTCTTCATGGCGGACGGGAAGATCGTCGAAGAGGCAGTGCCCGACCAGTTCTTCAGCAACCCGCGCAGTGACCGGGCCAAGGACTTCCTGTCGAAGATCCTTCACCACTGACCCCGCACGACTGTTCTCCGGACCAGCTGAACACTCACATCGCGTCAACCCAGGGATTTCACCATGCAGCTTCGTAAGGTCACCGCCGCCTCGGCCGCCGTGCTCGCGCTCGCCCTCACCGCCACCGCTTGTGGTTCCGGAGACAAGGACGACGCCGCGGGATCCGGCGGCGGCGAGAAGATCACCATCGGTATCAAGATCGACCAGCCCGGCCTGGGCCTGAAGACGCCCGACGGCAAGTTCGCCGGCTTCGACGTCGACGTCGCCACGTACATCGCCAAGGAACTCGGCTACGACGCCAAGAACATCAACTTCGTCGAGACGAAGAGCGCCGACCGCGAGACCGCCATCGAGCGCGGCGACGTGAAGTTCATCGCGGCGACGTACTCCATCAACGACGAGCGTCAGCAGAAGGTCGACTTCGCGGGCCCGTACCTCCTGGCTCACCAGGACGTCCTCGTCCGTGCCGACGACGACTCCATCAAGTCGCCCGAGGACCTCAACGACAAGAAGCTGTGCTCCGTCACCGGTTCGACCTCCGCGAAGAACGTCAAGGAGAAGCTGGCCCCCAAGGCTCAGCTGCAGAACTACGGCGGCTACTCCGAGTGCCTCACCGGCCTGGAGAACGAGGCTGTTGACGCGCTGACCACGGACGACTCCATCCTCGCCGGATACGCGGCGCAGGAGGCCCACAAGGGCAAGTTCAAGCTGGCCGGCTTCAAGATGACCAACGAGAACTACGGCATCGGCCTGAAGAAGGGCGACGCCGACCTCAAGAAGAAGATCGACGCCGCGCTCACCAAGATGGTCTCGGACGGTTCGTGGGAGAAGGCGGTCGAGGCCAACTTCGGTCCCGCCAACTACAAGTACGAGCCCGCGCCGAAGGTCGGCAACATCGTCAAGTAGGGCTCCCATCGCCGGGCGGTCCGAAACCGGGCTGATGAGGTGCGCCGCCGTCGAGGCGGCGCACCGAGCCCTCCCCACACCTGGAAGCACGGGAGATCGTGTTCGACTTTCTTGAAGGTTACGACCTACTGGGGGCCTTCTGGGTGACGGTGAAACTCACCGTCTACTCCGCCCTCGGTTCCCTCATATGGGGAACGCTGCTGGCCGGTATGCGGGTCGGCCCGGTCCCTCTGATGCGCGGGTTCGGTACCGCTTATGTGAACATCGTCCGCAACATCCCGCTGACTGTGATCATCGTCTTCGCGTCGCTGGGCCTCTTCCAGACCTTGCAGGTCACCCTCGGGGGCGGCGACGACTTCGAGGTCATCAACTTCCGGCTCGCGGTGCTCGCGCTCGCCCTCTACACGGCCGCCTTCGTCTGCGAGGCGCTGCGCTCGGGCATCAACACGGTGCCGGCGGGCCAGGCCGAGGCGGCAAGGGCACTCGGCCTGAGCTTCACCCAGGTCCTGCGCCTGATCATCCTCCCGCAGGCCTTCCGATCGGTCGTCAACCCGCTGGCCAACGTGCTGATCGCGCTGACCAAGAACACCACCGTCGCCGCGGCGATCGGCGTGGTCGAAGCGGCGTACCTGATGAAGGACATGATCGAAGCAGAGGCTCAACTGATTCTGATCTCCGCCATCTTTGCGTTCGGATTCATCTGCCTCACCCTTCCGACCGGGCTCCTCCTCGGCTGGGTGAGCAAGAAGGTGGCGGTGAAGCGATGACGACGTCTGTCCTCTTCGACGCACAGGGGCCCCGCGCCAAGCGGCGCAACGTCCTGTACTCGGCCGTCTTCGTCGTGGCTCTCGCCGCGGTGATCTGGTGGGTCTACGGCGCCCTCAACGAGAAGCACCAGCTCGACTGGGTCAAGTGGGAGCCGTTCTTCACGAGCTCCCAGCCGTGGGAGACCTACCTCTGGCCGGGGCTCCAGAACACGCTCAAGGCCGCGTTCTTCGCCCTGCTGATCGCGCTGCCGCTCGGAGCGCTGTTCGGTATCGGCCGACTCTCCGACCACCGTTGGATGCGGATGCCGTCCGGCATCGTCGTGGAGTTCTTCCGCGCCATCCCCGTCCTGATCCTGATGATCACGGCGAACGCCGCGTATTCGGAGTTCACCGACATCGCCAGCGACGTGCGTCCGCTGTACGCCGTCGTCACAGGTCTGGTGCTGTACAACGCCTCGGTCCTCGCCGAGATCGTGCGGGCCGGCATCCTGTCCCTCCCCCAGGGGCAGACGGATGCCGCCAAGGCGATCGGCATGCGCAAGGGCCAGACCATGCGGTACGTGCTGCTGCCGCAGTCGGTCACCGCCATGCTGCCCGCGATCGTCAGCCAGATCGTCGTCATCGTGAAGGACACCGCTCTCGGCGGTGCGGTGCTCACCTTCCCCGAGCTGCTCGCGTCGGTCCGTCCGATGAGCGCCAACTACGGTGCGAACACCATCGCGTGTTTCACGATCATCGCGCTGATCTTCATTGCGGTGAACTTCGCACTCACCTCGTTCGCGAGCTGGCTCGAAGGCCGGCTGCGCCGCGCGAAGAAGAGCACGGGCGCAGTGGTCGGCGTCGCGCCGGACGGTGGTCTGGAGACCATCGAGGCACCGCCGGTCAAGTCGGACGACACGCACCAGGTCTGACGGATCGTCGGTCGAAGAACCACTGGGGGGCGCCGGCGCAGATGCCGCGCCCCCCGCCACGTTCCGTTGTCACTTGACGCAAGCACCGGCAGTAGGTTGCATACGTTCTGTGATCGCGCCCCGAGCCTCCGCCACCCCTTCCCCCCTCAATACGTCGACCGTCAGCACCGGAGGGTTCACACCGTGGACCCGGTGATCGTCGTCGGTGCCGGGCCGGTCGGCCTGGCACTGTCGCTCGCCCTCGCCGCCCAGGGCGTCCCCTCCGTCGTGCTGGACGAAGGGCCGGGCAAGGACGAACCCCGCCCGGCCCGCACCGTGGTTCTGCGCGAGGACACCGCGGACCTGGTCGGACGGCTCGGGTGCGAGAGCCTCCGCGACGAGGGGCTGCGCTGGGCGGGGTGGCGCTCGGTGCGGCGCAAGCAGCTGGTGCGCGCGGTTCCGCTCGGTGACGCGGAAGGCCCTGTCCCGCTGCCCTCGCCCGTCCACCTTCCCCAGCACGCCCTCACCCGGGGTCTGCGGGCCGCGGCCGCCGCACAGCACCTGATCAGCATGGTCCCGTTCAGCAGGATCGACACGCTGGAACAGGACCCGCACGGTGTCACCGTGCACACCAGGGAGCCCGGTTCGACGTGGTGGCGCGGCAGCTATCTGGTCGGCTGCGACGGTGCCAGGTCCACCGTGCGCAAGCTCCTGGACATCCGGTTTCCCGGCCGTACGGCGGTGGAACGGCATGCCGTGGCCGCGCTCCGTGCCGAACTGCCGTGGCCCGACGAGGCCGTGCTGCACCGGGCGCCGCCGTGGCGGACCGGGGGTGCGGAGGTCACCGCGCGGCCCCTGCCCGACGGCGTCTGGAGGCTGGACTGGCTCCTTCCGCCGCGTGGTGAGCTCGTCACCCCTGACGCTCTGGTCACCCGGATCCGTGACACCCTCGCGGGCTGGTGCGGCGAGACCCCGGCCTACGAACTGCTGGACACCGGCGTGTACACGCTGCACCACCGCCTCGCCCTGCGCTGGAGGTCGAAGCGCTCCTTCCTGGCCGGCGACGCCGCCCATCTGCTGGGGGCTCTCGGCACCCAGGGTCTGGACGAGGGACTGCGCGATGCCGAGAACCTGGCCTGGAAGCTTGCCCAGGCCTGGCACCACGGCGCCTCCGAGCTGCTCCTCGACAGCTACCAGGCGGAACGGAGGGCTGCCGTCGCCTCCCGGTTGCGTGCTGCCGATCAGTCGCTGCCGATACTGCGTGGCGGGGCCGGCCTGCGGACGCTGGTACCGGGCAGCGGACGCGGGCACGACACCCTGCTGGCCGATGGCCAT includes these proteins:
- a CDS encoding amino acid ABC transporter permease gives rise to the protein MTTSVLFDAQGPRAKRRNVLYSAVFVVALAAVIWWVYGALNEKHQLDWVKWEPFFTSSQPWETYLWPGLQNTLKAAFFALLIALPLGALFGIGRLSDHRWMRMPSGIVVEFFRAIPVLILMITANAAYSEFTDIASDVRPLYAVVTGLVLYNASVLAEIVRAGILSLPQGQTDAAKAIGMRKGQTMRYVLLPQSVTAMLPAIVSQIVVIVKDTALGGAVLTFPELLASVRPMSANYGANTIACFTIIALIFIAVNFALTSFASWLEGRLRRAKKSTGAVVGVAPDGGLETIEAPPVKSDDTHQV
- a CDS encoding FAD-dependent monooxygenase, with protein sequence MDPVIVVGAGPVGLALSLALAAQGVPSVVLDEGPGKDEPRPARTVVLREDTADLVGRLGCESLRDEGLRWAGWRSVRRKQLVRAVPLGDAEGPVPLPSPVHLPQHALTRGLRAAAAAQHLISMVPFSRIDTLEQDPHGVTVHTREPGSTWWRGSYLVGCDGARSTVRKLLDIRFPGRTAVERHAVAALRAELPWPDEAVLHRAPPWRTGGAEVTARPLPDGVWRLDWLLPPRGELVTPDALVTRIRDTLAGWCGETPAYELLDTGVYTLHHRLALRWRSKRSFLAGDAAHLLGALGTQGLDEGLRDAENLAWKLAQAWHHGASELLLDSYQAERRAAVASRLRAADQSLPILRGGAGLRTLVPGSGRGHDTLLADGHLGCGPLGAPPSYAKSPLSPQRAGAHTAVGTPPGAPVADTRVTAPDGKTVRLRDRLGQGHLLVILVAPGTGVWDRRHWLTAGVMPRLVEAVDALPVKAELLVTESYPGATAHTVLLVRPDGHLVAAFSGVRSAELFAAADAARGGAVDAADGGTARATAASDRTADVN